Proteins encoded together in one Mobula hypostoma chromosome 9, sMobHyp1.1, whole genome shotgun sequence window:
- the LOC134351416 gene encoding parvalbumin, thymic-like: MSFDISAVLSPGDIENALAECSASFNHKAFFATSGLTKKNDDELTKVFKVLDEDSSGFIEVEELKKFLKRFSASARDLNESETEAFLAAGDSDHDGRIGVEEFKTMVRA, encoded by the exons ATGTCCTTCGATATCTCCGCCGTACTTAGTCCCGGTGACATCGAAAATGCCCTGGCTGAGTGTTCTG CTTCTTTCAACCACAAGGCCTTCTTCGCAACCAGCGGCTTGACTAAAAAAAACGACGACGAACTCACTAAAGTCTTCAAAGTTCTGGACGAGGATAGTAGCGGATTTATTGAGGTGGAAGAACTTAA aaagTTCCTGAAGAGGTTCTCTGCCAGCGCTCGGGATCTGAATGAGTCAGAGACAGAGGCTTTCctggctgctggcgacagtgatCATGATGGAAGGATTGGAGTTGAAG AGTTCAAGACTATGGTGAGGGCATAA